The following proteins are encoded in a genomic region of Grus americana isolate bGruAme1 chromosome 5, bGruAme1.mat, whole genome shotgun sequence:
- the CCDC32 gene encoding coiled-coil domain-containing protein 32, protein MRMIESVDSVVTRSSEDLWAEICSCLPHPDQKDASDAFTDSFMDSYAEGGGQSSGSDGSSQTHLKPWAPLNDSEVYLASLERRLMRIKGLSQEVTSKDMLRTLSQAKKECWDRFLQEKFESEFYIEGHDSDESTLEHLKRWLQPDKVAINTEEVQYLIPPESQPEKQETEEEPPAAEQ, encoded by the exons ATGAGAATGATTGAGAGCGTTGACTCCGTGGTCACCAGGTCCAGCGAAGACCTCTGGGCTGAAATCTGTTCCTGCCTGCCCCATCCCGACCAGAAGGACGCTAGCGATGCCTTTACAGACTCCTTCATGGATTCCTACGCCGAGGGAGGAGGCCAGAGCAGTGGATCAGACGGCTCTTCCCAAACCCATCTGAAGCCCTGGGCGCCCTTGAATGATTCAGAGGTGTATTTAGCATCCCTAG AGAGAAGACTGATGAGAATTAAAGGCTTGTCTCAAGAGGTGACCTCCAAGGATATGCTGCGCACTCTGTCCCAGGCCAAGAAGGAATGCTGGGACAGGTTCCTGCAGGAGAAGTTTGAGTCTGAATTTTACATCGAGGGGCATGACTCTGATGAGAG CACGCTAGAGCATCTGAAGCGATGGCTGCAACCTGATAAAGTAGCAATCAACACCGAGGAGGTTCAGTACCTCATCCCTCCGGAATCTCAGCCAGAGAAGCAGGAGACCGAGGAAgaacctccagctgcagagcagtga